GTGCAACGACAATCCAGCTTGAAGAACCAAGCCTTACAAAAGACCTTACTTCCGAAGATATTGCATTAGTTCAGCATTTCTATCATCAAGTATTAAAAGGACTTACAGTTGAAACGATCTGCACATCTTATTTTGAAGCGTTATCCGACTATGAAACAATGATTAATTTGCCAGTCGATGGCTTTGGACTGGACTTTGTTCATGGGAAAATTGAAAATATAGCATCGTTAAAAAAATTTACTTTCCCAAAAGATAAAGTTCTATATGCAGGAATTATTAATGGACGTGACATATGGAGAGCCGAATTGCAGAAGCAGTTGGCACTAGTAGCGGAAATTCGTTCCTACGTACCATATTCACCTATCCATCTACAAACATCGTGCAGCCTCCAGCATGTGCCTGTTACAACAGCAGGAGAAAAAGGGGTTGTACCTGAGCTGCAAAACGCCTTAGCATTCGCCAATGAAAAAATAAAGGAACTGCAAATGATTAAAGGAAAAATACTTCAGTTGGAAGGTCCTTATCAACATGCAATTTTAGAAAGTCAAAAAGCAATCCGCACATTGGCGCAGCATAAATCAAGACGGAAACAAGCTGTACTTGACAAGGTGAACGCACTAACACAGGAAGCTTTTAAACGAGCAGATAACTACAACAAGCGCAGTAAACTGCAACGTGCCTTTTTACAGTTGCCGGATTACCCGACAACAACAATCGGGAGTTTCCCGCAATCGGCTGAAGTTAAGAAAAATCGCAGTTTGTGGCGTAAAGGGGAAATTACAACAGCGGAGTACGAAGCATTTAATGCAAACGAAACAGCACGATGGATTGCGATTCAGGAGCAGCTTGGTCTTGATGTTTTTGTTCATGGAGAATTTGAACGTACAGATATGGTCGAATTTTTTGGTGAAAAATTGGATGGCTTTGCGTTTACGAATAATGGCTGGGTTGTTTCTTATGGTTCACGTTGTGTTAAACCGCCTATTATTTACGGAGATGTTGAATGGACGGAACCGATGACGGTAAGGGAAGTAAGTGCCGCACAATCACTTACGGATAAGCCGGTCAAAGGGATGCTGACAGGACCCGTTACAATATTGAACTGGTCATTTGTGCGAAATGATTTGGACCGCTCGGAAGTTGCTTATCAAATCGCCCTGGCATTAAGGGAAGAAGTATATGCGCTTGAAAAAGCAGGAATCAATATTATTCAAGTTGATGAGCCTGCATTAAAAGAAGGGCTGCCGATCCGTAAAAATCAACATCGGGCTTATATCGAATCTAGTGTAAATGCATTTAAATTAGCGACAAGCGGTGTGCGGAATACGACCCAGATTCATACACATATGTGTTATTGTGAATTTAATGACTTTATTGATGTAATTGAATCATTGGACGCGGATGTGATTTCGATTGAGACATCACGAAGCCACGGAGAACTGGTAAAAATACTAAAAGAGACACCGTACAGACTGGGCATCGGTTTAGGTGTATATGACATTCATAGCCCCCGTATACCAACAGTGGAAGAAATGGCCGTTATTATCGGAGAAAGTAAAGAAGTGATCGAAAAAGAACAATTTTGGATCAATCCCGATTGTGGACTGAAAACTCGCACGGAGCAAGAGACGATTGCATCATTGAAAAATATGGTGGCCGCAAAAGAGCGACTAAAACTGTTGAATTAATGAAGGGGCGGATACTATGAGTCAAATGAAAAGAAATTACAACCCCGTGTTTTTGACGGCTGTAATGAATGGCTTTACAGAAAGTAATACAAAAAGCCTTAAAGAGTTACGTGATGAGTTGATGACGTCATACCCAGCGGATGAAAAGGAAATTCAAAAAGCATATTATTTTGTAAAAGCGGAATTAGTAGGTTGAAGTGATCTTTAGAAACAGGTAGAAAATACAATGAGGCCGGGACAGAAGTAGAAATTTCATAAACTAAGGAGAAAAACCTTATTAAGAAACGGATATTTTTTAAAATTGATTGGAATGGAGGGCGAGTGTTCGTGCTGACGGTATCACCTTTCGCACTGTTAAAATACCAGCTGACGGCTGCGCCTTTCGCTACAAGCACAGCTTCCTGCGGGAATAGCGAAATTTATTTTGCGACGAAAGCGAAGCGTCAGGAGCACTGACGCCTGAGACTTTCGTGTAAGGCCACGCCCGCGGAAAGCGCCCCGGAATGGAAATCAATTTTTACGCTCAGCAAAAAAATGCAATTTTTCTCTAAGAGAAAAATTGCATTTTTGGATTATGTCCCACCCTCTATTTGTAATCCCGATATCGAATTAAAATGTCCCTTTAAATTTCTCAGGCTTTACGACATAGCCTTCAATAATAAAACCGCATTGTGTACAAATAATATATTCGATATTGGAACCTAAGCTCATTTTATTGACAGGTGACATAACACTGTACCCGCTATGTTTGCCTTTCCCTAATTCAGAGCAGCCGCATTTTGGACATTCTTTTACGGTTGTCGTATTCTTAATTTCTATCACCCTTTCATAGTTAGGTAGCCAGCAAAGGAATTACCATTAGTTCATTAGGAATCCCTGTAAAATTGCTAAAAACAAACCAAGGGAAACGGGGAAAATTTTAAAAAACAGATAGCCCTTTGATTGAATTGTCCATTCTTCAAATGGATCTTTCGTCGGAGAACCAAGATAGCGAATAAACTTTTGAAATGGTGACTGCTTTTTTGCAAGTTTTGTCACAGGTATGTCGATTTTATAGGAATCAAGCAAACCGGATAGCTCTTTTTCCTTTTTAAATTCCTCGTTCATGTTGGAAATCCTCCTTTAATTCAGCCTTTAAAGCTTTAATAGCGTGATGAAGCCGTGATTTTACCGTACCGATCGGAACATCCAATATTAAGGCAATTTCTTCTTGCAGCAAATCTTCATAGTAAGCAAGCAAAATTACAGCCCGCTGTTTATCCGGCAAGTTTGAAATCGCTTGTTGAATGACGAGTGTGTCTTCGGTTTGCAGCGTTTTTTTCTGAATAGGGATGAGAAAAGGCAGGAGTGTCTGCCATCGTTTGCGCCTTTTCAGCTTATTGATCATAAGGCGGTAGGCAATCTGAAACAAGAAGGACTTTACCGTACCACGTTGCTGTTCATACTGAAATTTTTTTGATTGCAGCACTTCAAAGCTGTCGTGAACAATATCGACACTCAATTGCTCATCTTTTGTATAACGGTACAAAAAACAGAACAGCGGCTCATGCAACTGGTCGTACAGTTGTGCCAACGCTTCCGAATCGCCAATTTGAAACGCGGTCATCAACTGCTCATTGTTCGCTATCATAAACGTCACCGAAACGTGCTTTAATACTTTTTAGTGTAGCCGATATGCGCATGACCAAATACACAACCATTACAATGACCCATGCCTGTGCCTGGTTCGTAAAAAACTGAACATAAGGGTTTTCAATTGTTTCACCGGATGAAAGTAAAATGTTCAAAACTTGCACACAGATAATCGTATAAACCGCTAAAATCAGAGTAATCGTGTCAAATATATTCCAGCGTAAATAAACGGTTGTTTTCGCATAATTAATTTTTTTACCTTCCCTGATAATATGTTTTCTGAAAAACGGAATCAAAATCGTAAATAATATAACCATTTCAACTGCACTCACAATTAGCGAAATTTTAAAACCAATCCCCATATCCCATTTCTCCTTACTTAGTTAAATTTTATAACAAGCTGCAACTTTTGATGCTTTCACTGACTATACAAACAGGAGAGGAAAAAGGTTCAAAAATTTTTTGATATTTATTCTGCGACAATTTCCGGTTCCTGCAGCTTTTGCAGATTATTTTCATGTAATCGGTTCATATAGTTTTGTACAACAACATTAATGTAAAAGAACATCCCCATTAAAATTCCGGAAAACACCCAACTCGTTATCCGTTTATAAATAAGCATGTCACCATAACTGTCAATTCCATATTTACGAAGCAGGAAGACCGTAATTCCTGCCATAACCAGTCCTCGAATAATGAAGACAACCTGGATCAGCTGAAACCATCGGAAGATCCCTTTTTGAAAGAATAATGCTTTACTTTCCTTTCGTGCATGTCCTTGCAAATAAGCAAAATCAACTGCAATATACAGGGGAAAAGGCTGTTTTACGATGAATAAAATTACATAGAGCAACGTATAAAAAAGACCTAAATAAACGTTATTCCAAATCATCTGCTCCGCTGAACCCGACAGTAAATCGACCGCTGTACCTATAAGCATTGAGCCTAAAATAAACAGGCCTGTCACATTGAATTGCCGGTCTTTAGCAAAGCGGTAAACCGTATAAATTATCCCGGGAACAGTGGACAGCAGCATTGCCGCATAGTCACCAAAAGGCTCTCGCCCAAACTTCCAGATTACATAAGGTAATGCTGCATAAAACAGTAGCTCTAGAAAGATAAGATATTTATTCGATTGTGAATTATTCGCCATAAAAGCCTCCATTACCGTTAAAAAGGTATTTGTTTTTTTATATTACTAAAGATTATCCGACACTATATTTATGAAATAGTTATACGAAAAAAAGCAACCAAGTAAACGAAAGACACTTAAAAACAGCTTGCAATAACCCCTTTCTAATTTATGTAATATTATGTATATTCTTCTACGTATTACCTTTATTAAAGTTTCAAAATTTTTATAATTTAACAGAGGGGATAGAGGTAAAAGGATTGATGGAACAAAAAGTAAGTAGGTGCTAAAATACTATTAGCTTTTTAAATTATTTATGTTACAATAACTTTCAAATAAAATAATTTCCTTCGGGGTCGGGTGAAATTCCCAATCGACGGTGATGAGTTTATCTCTAAGCCCGTGAGCCACTTTATGTGTGCAGGATTTTGGTGCAAATCCAAAGCCGACAGTTATAGTCTGGATGGGAGAAGGAATGGCAACGCATTTTAAAAATTTGATTTTAAATGTGCTTTTTTGCTATACACTTTTCCTGTCGCACCTTGTGACGGGTTTTTTTATTTTATTTGAAAAAAATAATTTCCTTCGGGGTCGGGTGAAATTCCCAATCGACGGTGATGAGTTTATCTCTAAGCCCGTGAGCCACTTATGTGTGCAGGATTTGGTGCAAGTCCAAAGCCGACAGTTATAGTCTGGATGGGAGAAGGAAGCAATGTCAGCAGTTTTTTGAAAATTTACTTCGAAAAGCTTATTTGATGATGCTCAATTTTCCTCTCATCGAACTCCGAATTCAATCGGGGTTCTTTTTTAATCCTAAAAAGAGGTGAGCAGGATGTTTACAGGAATCATTGAAGAACTTGGAACGGTTGAAACAGTCAGCCAATCCACACAAGCGATGGAACTAGCCATTCGCGCAAGCAAAATTCTAGAGGATGTTCAACTCGGGGACAGCATTGCCGTTAATGGTGTCTGTCTGACAGTGAAACAATTTTCGCCGACCGTATTTTTGGCAGACGTCATGCCGGAAACTGTCAAAGCAACAAGCCTACAGCAATTAACTGCTGGGATGCCTGTCAATCTAGAGCGGGCAATGTCGGCGAATGGTCGTTTCGGAGGGCATATTGTTTCGGGCCATGTTGATGGAATTGCAACAATACAACGGAAAAGACCCGTTGCCAATGCAGTTTATATTGATTTGGCAATGGAAAAGCATTTGGTTGCTGAATGTATTAAGAAAGGCTCAATTACAGTGGACGGCACGAGTTTAACAATCTTTGATGTGACGGACACATTCATTACCATTTCCTTAATCCCTCATACGTATGAACAGACTGTATTAGGCTTTAAAAAGCCGGGAGATGTTGTGAACATTGAAACAGATCTAATCGGAAAATATGTAAAAAAACATTTACAAAATCAAACGGAAAGTACAATTACAATGGACTTTTTGCAACGTACAGGATTTTAAAGGAGTGCTACAAAATGAATACAATTGAAGAAGCAATTCACGCATTGAAAAACGGCGAGATTATTATTGTGTCAGATGACGAGAACCGTGAAAATGAAGGGGATTTTCTAGTGTTAGGAGAATTCGCTACACCGGAAAATATTAATTTCATGGCGCTTTATGGAAGAGGGTTAATTTGTACACCAGTTTCATCTGCACTTGCAGAAAAGCTTTCCCTTCATCCAATGGTGCAAAGCAATACCGATACATATCAAACAGCTTTTACGATTAGTATCGATCATATCCATACAACGACAGGTATAAGTGCATTTGAGCGTTCTAAAACGATGTTAGCATTACTGGATCCTGCAACAAAACCGGAGCATTTTCATCGTCCCGGCCATGTTTTCCCGCTCATTGCTAAACAGGGAGGCGTGTTGGAACGTCGCGGGCATACGGAAGCAGGTGTTGATCTGGCTAAACTATGCGGTTCGAATGAAGTTGCGGTCATCTGTGAAATTATGAACGAAGATGGTTCAATGGCCCGCATGCCACAGCTCGAAAAGATTGCACAAAAATATAACCTGAAATTTATTACAATCGAAGACTTAGTTCAATATATAAAATTAACTACCGTATTGGTATAAAAAGGAGCAATTAATATGGGAAAAACATTTGAAGCACAATTAGTCGGAACAGATCTAAAAATCGGAATTGTCGTAGGGCGCTTTAATGAATTTATTAATGATAAATTATTAAGCGGTGCAATTGACGGCTTAAAACGTCATGGTGTAGACGAAGCAAACATTGATACAGCATGGGTTCCAGGTGCTTTCGAAGTACCGTTTGTAGCAAAAAAAATGGCTGAAACAAATAATTATGATGCAGTAATCGGTTTAGGTACGGTCATTCGCGGATCAACTACACATTACGATTATGTATGTAACGAGGCGGCAAAAGGAATTGCCAAAGCAGGGTTGGACACAGGCGTACCGGTAATTTTCGGCATTGTCACAACTGAAAATATCGAACAGGCAATCGAACGTGCTGGTACAAAAGCAGGCAATAAAGGCTACGACAGCGCAATGTCTGCAATTGAAATGGCGAACTTGAATAAAATGTTTTAATAAAGATTAGTGCACGCCACTCAAAATGCAGCTCAGAAAATATTGCTGCTTGCGGAAAGTTAGTTCTAAGCGGTGTAATAGGCAATCCTGCATTGGTAGGGTTGCCTTTTTACTGTGAACATTTTCAATATTCTTTATTGCGTCAGAGAGTGCTGAAATAGTTTGCTGATTCTAATTATTTATTTACAAACATTCCCTTCTATTTTATTGTTAGGTCAGACATATGAGGAGGGAGAGCGATGGCAGAAATAGTACGCAGAATAAGACCCGGGCAGTACGGGCGTATTAAGGAACATGAAAGCTGGTTTTCGGATATGTCCGAGCAAGGGCTGCATTTTTATGAGATTGGCACACATTTTGCGAAGTTTAAAAAAGGGGATCGCAAACGAATGGATTACCGGCTGGAACTGGCGAAAAGCAAATATATATCGAGTGAAAAAATCCGGTTATTTGAAGAAAGCGGCTGGGATTATATTGCAAGTGACCGCAATTTTCACGTATTTGCGGCACCGGTTGATCGTAAAGCTAGTGAACCTCCGATAGATCGGGAAGAGCAAATCTCAATAGCAAAAAAAGCTTTTAATAAAGCATTATTTAATTTTATAGTTAATTTAATCGCGATTATTGTAATCACTACGGTCTTCGTCAAATCTTTCGAAAACGGAAATATTTCTGTTTTGCAACTGATAGATGGATATACACTTGCTCCATTATTAGTATTGTTTGTTAGTTTTATGCAAATAATTCCGATAGGTAAAAGCTTATTTGGAATCAATCATTTGCGGAATGAACTTAAAGCTGGGATATTAGACGATCAACAAAAACCATGGGAAAACTTTTACCGGTCAAGTATTGTCTACAGTTTCATAGTATTAGTAATTACATTAACTCTTGTGTTAATACCGATTTACCAAATATGGAGTATGAAAACAAGCCCTTTAACAGAAGAAGATGCAGGGCTGCCAATTGTCCGACTAGCTTCCATTGAAAATCAGCCGCATCTTAAAAGGAAGCCACTTTACTTTGAAGGCGAGGATTTGGGAAGCAACTACTCATCACAGTGGAATATTTTTGCTTCTGTCCAATATGATTCAACAGAAATGGGCGTTATTCAGGAAGGGGAATGGTACGATCCCAATCATGCATATCAACCATCAATCTCATCGGAAGTTTATAAGTTACGGTTCCATTCCCATGTTAGCTCATTAGTTAATGAGTTAATAATCAAGCATACATATGGAAGTGAACCTAGAAGTTTTAAAGAAAGAAAACACACAGCTTTTGATCGACTGCTGATTCGGGATAATTCTTTTCATAAAGATTTTCTCTTTGTAAAGGGGCGGGCCGTGATGTATATCAATTATACTGGTCAGGTTGAAGATGATGTAATCATAGAGAAAGCTGCTGAGAAAATGGCATTACTTGCTGACGATTGAAGGAGTCACTAGTAATATTCTAATAAATATTTAAATCATCTAATATCAAGTTGACATCTTCTAATAAGTTACCGATTTTCTAATTATAAGGCAATTGTACTAATAATGCTCTTAGATGTTTAAATAAACATTCGGAAAATGCTAATAACCTATTGAAGTTTTCTAATAAATATAAAATTCTTCTAATAAAATCAGTTGCCGGTCATATCATAAGAATGCATACAAGTAATGCCACACTAGCAATCCATTAAACTATAAATTCCCCTAGCTTCATTCAGATGAACATGTTACCATATTTAAAAATTCAGAAAATGAAGGTGAGTAAATGGAGAATGTTGTGTTCTTTATCATTGCGTGTGTTCTTCTGATTGTATTGCCGGGTCCTGATACAGCTATCGTTACGAAAAATACAATCGTTAACGGACAAAAGGGCGGATTTCAAACAATGGTCGGCTCTTGCGCAGGATTAACGGTCCATACAATTGCAGCGGTGGCAGGGCTATCGGCGATTATCGTAAAATCTGCCGTGGCATTTACAGTGTTGAAATACGTAGGAGCAGCCTATTTATGCTATTTGGGTATAAAAACATTGATGAGCATGCGTGCTAAAAAAGCTGATTCAGAGGAATTGACGGACATTCCGGAAATTGAAGCTAAAGGCAATTCGTATTTTAAGCAGGGACTCATTACGAATATCACAAACCCTAAAGTAGCAGTATTTTTCCTGACGTTTTTACCGCAATTCCTATCTAAAGGCGCAGAACCGTTTTGGCCATTTTTGACGATGGGAATCATCTATATTGTTTTAACATTTATTTGGTTTGCGCTCTATGTTTTTTTATTAAACAAAATCCGCAATTTCATGAAAAAACCTGCTACACAATCGGTAATCGAAACGTTGACTGGAGCTGTTCTTATCGGTTTTGGAATCAAACTTGCCTTTGAAAAGCAGACTTAAAAATAATTTTGCATAAATCACATTACCTTTACAATCAATAGCCCATTTACCGCTTATTCTTTTTTAAAGAAGGGTATAGTTCCCTAATTCTAGAAAAAAGGATGATGAAAAATGGGCTTGTATATTACAATGTGGATAGCCATGATTGCTGTAATCGTAGTAAATGCGCTATCCAATACACTGCCTTTAAACGGGCAAACGGCATCAGAAATTACGAATCGATTAGAAGTGTTATTTACACCAGCAGGCTACGTATTTTCTATTTGGTCGTTAATTTATGTACTGCTTGTCATATGGCTGATTACGATATACCGCAAAGTGAAAGACAATCGTTTTAAAGGAAAAGTAGGTATTTTATTTATCATCAGCTGTATATTTAATATTGCTTGGCTGTTCAGCTGGCATTATGAACAATTTATACTATCCATTATTGTAATGTTCTTTTTGTTATTTACACTCATTGCGATTTACCTGCAGTATAAAAACACGGAAAAAGGTATTTCAGAACGCTTTCCGTTTTCATTTTACTTAGCGTGGATATCCGTAGCGACAATCGCTAATGTAAGCTATGTCTTAAAACATCATGGAGTCGATTTGGGGATATCAGAGGTGATCGGATCATTCGTACTTGTCGGGGTTGCGGTCATTCTCGGTTATTTGGCGGTTGCTGTTTCAAAAGATATTTTCTTTACTCTTGTTATCGTTTGGGCACTCATCGGTATTGCTGTAAAAACAGATGAACCAACAATGCAGAACGGTACAATAGTGTTAACAGTAATATTAATCATCGCGGCGCTTGTTCGCTATATGCGTATGAAGACAAAAAGGCTCGCCTAATGAATAAGGGTTGTAGTATTAGTCGGAAATGACTTTTACTACAACCCTTTATTTTTTGACGTTATTTAAAGAACACAATCGACATAAAGCCCATGTAAAAACATAATGCCAGCGCAAAAGTCATGGCAGCCGATACAACAACCGGCAGCTGTTTAATATAACTTACGATGACAAGAGCGATGAACAGTGCAGTCAACAGGAAAAATCCTAACCCGATACCCGTCATTTGTAAATACCCGCGCATGCCAGCTTCAATCGAGCTACGGTAGAACATTTCAAAAAACGGAGAAATTTCCTGAACATAAAAACTCGGGGGCTGTTGTTCACTATAGAGCGCTGTAATGAATAATATCATTACGAGCAAAACTGTTTCGATTCGTACCCACGTACGCGGTTCAAATAATGGCTTGTCCATCTTCAGTTTAATGAGCAGACTGTTTGCCAAAATAATAACAGTCAAAGGTACGAGCAGAACATGCTTAATGAACAAAAACTGTCCATAATTGCTCGACCAGCTTGTCACATAGCCCGGCACGATTGTGTCAGTCATAAGGACACCTGTTAATGCAACTGCCGTAAAAGCTACGAGTGCCACGGGGGAGAACCACTTCAGAAAGGCATCCCAGTTTTGCGCATCTTTTGAGAAAAAGCTCATCAGAACTAAGATGCCGAGCCATACACTGACAGCTAGAAGGTGAACAAAATCCAATGCCGATCCGACAATGCCTGTCATCGAACCTGCATGACTAATATAGCCAATTGCCGTCATAATGGCGATTAAAATAAAAATTGACATGACCGATATAAGCTTCGAAGGTTTTTTCATAAACTGGCGAATCATTATAAGCAAAATAATCGTAAAGCCAACGACCGCGAGCCATGAATGGCCAACTTTAAATTTCAAAAGGAGCATGCCCAATGATTCGATGAAGCCGAACTGTGGTGTCAAAATTGTCAGCAATTGAATATTCGGTACAAATGT
This window of the Solibacillus isronensis genome carries:
- a CDS encoding group-specific protein; translation: MGIGFKISLIVSAVEMVILFTILIPFFRKHIIREGKKINYAKTTVYLRWNIFDTITLILAVYTIICVQVLNILLSSGETIENPYVQFFTNQAQAWVIVMVVYLVMRISATLKSIKARFGDVYDSEQ
- a CDS encoding transcription initiation factor TFIIIB; protein product: MIEIKNTTTVKECPKCGCSELGKGKHSGYSVMSPVNKMSLGSNIEYIICTQCGFIIEGYVVKPEKFKGTF
- a CDS encoding RNA polymerase sigma factor: MTAFQIGDSEALAQLYDQLHEPLFCFLYRYTKDEQLSVDIVHDSFEVLQSKKFQYEQQRGTVKSFLFQIAYRLMINKLKRRKRWQTLLPFLIPIQKKTLQTEDTLVIQQAISNLPDKQRAVILLAYYEDLLQEEIALILDVPIGTVKSRLHHAIKALKAELKEDFQHERGI
- the metE gene encoding 5-methyltetrahydropteroyltriglutamate--homocysteine S-methyltransferase — protein: MKTAVIGYPYIGQNREWKRVTEAFWKEQLTLQCYEQEMKNLRLAQLYQQKALGLDILTVGDFTYYDRMLDMAVMFNMVPSRYDYLSLQHNFTAYFAMARGAENVVACEMTKWFNTNYHYIVPEYEGQQLALQHNVYAQYIQEAIEAFGMSPRVTIIGPFTFYKLTKGVGQEQKQHYIQQLVIVYKELLQSLEASGATTIQLEEPSLTKDLTSEDIALVQHFYHQVLKGLTVETICTSYFEALSDYETMINLPVDGFGLDFVHGKIENIASLKKFTFPKDKVLYAGIINGRDIWRAELQKQLALVAEIRSYVPYSPIHLQTSCSLQHVPVTTAGEKGVVPELQNALAFANEKIKELQMIKGKILQLEGPYQHAILESQKAIRTLAQHKSRRKQAVLDKVNALTQEAFKRADNYNKRSKLQRAFLQLPDYPTTTIGSFPQSAEVKKNRSLWRKGEITTAEYEAFNANETARWIAIQEQLGLDVFVHGEFERTDMVEFFGEKLDGFAFTNNGWVVSYGSRCVKPPIIYGDVEWTEPMTVREVSAAQSLTDKPVKGMLTGPVTILNWSFVRNDLDRSEVAYQIALALREEVYALEKAGINIIQVDEPALKEGLPIRKNQHRAYIESSVNAFKLATSGVRNTTQIHTHMCYCEFNDFIDVIESLDADVISIETSRSHGELVKILKETPYRLGIGLGVYDIHSPRIPTVEEMAVIIGESKEVIEKEQFWINPDCGLKTRTEQETIASLKNMVAAKERLKLLN
- a CDS encoding copper resistance D family protein, with the translated sequence MMSLTIFSQFLLYVSLALLMGTFILYCIPETIRPKIDISAKWLIVSAVILPIVTFVPNIQLLTILTPQFGFIESLGMLLLKFKVGHSWLAVVGFTIILLIMIRQFMKKPSKLISVMSIFILIAIMTAIGYISHAGSMTGIVGSALDFVHLLAVSVWLGILVLMSFFSKDAQNWDAFLKWFSPVALVAFTAVALTGVLMTDTIVPGYVTSWSSNYGQFLFIKHVLLVPLTVIILANSLLIKLKMDKPLFEPRTWVRIETVLLVMILFITALYSEQQPPSFYVQEISPFFEMFYRSSIEAGMRGYLQMTGIGLGFFLLTALFIALVIVSYIKQLPVVVSAAMTFALALCFYMGFMSIVFFK
- the ribH gene encoding 6,7-dimethyl-8-ribityllumazine synthase; translation: MGKTFEAQLVGTDLKIGIVVGRFNEFINDKLLSGAIDGLKRHGVDEANIDTAWVPGAFEVPFVAKKMAETNNYDAVIGLGTVIRGSTTHYDYVCNEAAKGIAKAGLDTGVPVIFGIVTTENIEQAIERAGTKAGNKGYDSAMSAIEMANLNKMF
- the ribE gene encoding riboflavin synthase, yielding MFTGIIEELGTVETVSQSTQAMELAIRASKILEDVQLGDSIAVNGVCLTVKQFSPTVFLADVMPETVKATSLQQLTAGMPVNLERAMSANGRFGGHIVSGHVDGIATIQRKRPVANAVYIDLAMEKHLVAECIKKGSITVDGTSLTIFDVTDTFITISLIPHTYEQTVLGFKKPGDVVNIETDLIGKYVKKHLQNQTESTITMDFLQRTGF
- a CDS encoding DUF2812 domain-containing protein, with protein sequence MAEIVRRIRPGQYGRIKEHESWFSDMSEQGLHFYEIGTHFAKFKKGDRKRMDYRLELAKSKYISSEKIRLFEESGWDYIASDRNFHVFAAPVDRKASEPPIDREEQISIAKKAFNKALFNFIVNLIAIIVITTVFVKSFENGNISVLQLIDGYTLAPLLVLFVSFMQIIPIGKSLFGINHLRNELKAGILDDQQKPWENFYRSSIVYSFIVLVITLTLVLIPIYQIWSMKTSPLTEEDAGLPIVRLASIENQPHLKRKPLYFEGEDLGSNYSSQWNIFASVQYDSTEMGVIQEGEWYDPNHAYQPSISSEVYKLRFHSHVSSLVNELIIKHTYGSEPRSFKERKHTAFDRLLIRDNSFHKDFLFVKGRAVMYINYTGQVEDDVIIEKAAEKMALLADD
- a CDS encoding VC0807 family protein encodes the protein MANNSQSNKYLIFLELLFYAALPYVIWKFGREPFGDYAAMLLSTVPGIIYTVYRFAKDRQFNVTGLFILGSMLIGTAVDLLSGSAEQMIWNNVYLGLFYTLLYVILFIVKQPFPLYIAVDFAYLQGHARKESKALFFQKGIFRWFQLIQVVFIIRGLVMAGITVFLLRKYGIDSYGDMLIYKRITSWVFSGILMGMFFYINVVVQNYMNRLHENNLQKLQEPEIVAE
- a CDS encoding TspO/MBR family protein produces the protein MGLYITMWIAMIAVIVVNALSNTLPLNGQTASEITNRLEVLFTPAGYVFSIWSLIYVLLVIWLITIYRKVKDNRFKGKVGILFIISCIFNIAWLFSWHYEQFILSIIVMFFLLFTLIAIYLQYKNTEKGISERFPFSFYLAWISVATIANVSYVLKHHGVDLGISEVIGSFVLVGVAVILGYLAVAVSKDIFFTLVIVWALIGIAVKTDEPTMQNGTIVLTVILIIAALVRYMRMKTKRLA
- a CDS encoding LysE family translocator; amino-acid sequence: MENVVFFIIACVLLIVLPGPDTAIVTKNTIVNGQKGGFQTMVGSCAGLTVHTIAAVAGLSAIIVKSAVAFTVLKYVGAAYLCYLGIKTLMSMRAKKADSEELTDIPEIEAKGNSYFKQGLITNITNPKVAVFFLTFLPQFLSKGAEPFWPFLTMGIIYIVLTFIWFALYVFLLNKIRNFMKKPATQSVIETLTGAVLIGFGIKLAFEKQT